One Isoptericola dokdonensis DS-3 genomic window, CCGGGGACGCCGTCGGTGACGCTCATCGGGCGACCCCCTCGAAGTCGGCCTCGCGGATGCGGGCGTGGACGCCGCACACGACGTCGACCACCTGGGAGACGTCGAAGTCGGTGGCGGCGGACAGGTAGGCGTAGGCGAGGTGCTCGTCGAGCCCCCACCGGGCCTGGATCAGGGCGAGCGACGCGCGGACGGCGCGACGCATCGCCTCGTCGAGGTCGGGGTCCATCCCGGTCGGGACGAGGTAGCCGTCGGCCCGCACGAGGGGGCCCAGCACGTCGCCGAACTCCGCGAGCGCCTCGGCGCGCGGCACGACGTCGAACCGCAGCGTCGCGCGCAGCGACCCCTCCAGCGCGGTGAGCGCCACCTCGCCGTCACCCTGCGCGAAGTGCGGGTCGCCGACGTAGGCCAGCGCGCCGTCGACCTGCACCGGCAGGTACAGCACAGAGCCCTCGGTGAGCAGGCGGATGTCGATGTTGCCGCCGTGCGCGCCCGGCGGCACGGAGTGCGGCCGGTCGCCTCCCTCGACGGCGACGCCCATCGTGCCGAGGAAGGGCGCGAGGGGGAACTCCACGACCCGCGGGCCGCCCTCGGTGACGGGCAGCGTGCCGACGAGCCGCCCGTCACGCTCGGCGACGGGGCAGAACACGCTGACCGTGCCCGGCGTGCGGGGCAGCTCGCCGGGCAGCGCGCCCTTGCCGTGCCGGTTCGAGATGACGCCGTAGGGCACCCGCAGGGCAAGCTCCTCGACGGTGATG contains:
- a CDS encoding acetamidase/formamidase family protein is translated as MPTPILQPHPGTVPGDHYLPATPATVLWGRLPCASDAPVLTVAPGETVTIDTISHEGILEDQGKDPAAWFARHGVPREQVLDDAVEIAGSLARDPGVDGPHVVTGPVRVAGARPGDLLRITVEELALRVPYGVISNRHGKGALPGELPRTPGTVSVFCPVAERDGRLVGTLPVTEGGPRVVEFPLAPFLGTMGVAVEGGDRPHSVPPGAHGGNIDIRLLTEGSVLYLPVQVDGALAYVGDPHFAQGDGEVALTALEGSLRATLRFDVVPRAEALAEFGDVLGPLVRADGYLVPTGMDPDLDEAMRRAVRASLALIQARWGLDEHLAYAYLSAATDFDVSQVVDVVCGVHARIREADFEGVAR